In Helianthus annuus cultivar XRQ/B chromosome 9, HanXRQr2.0-SUNRISE, whole genome shotgun sequence, the following are encoded in one genomic region:
- the LOC110878336 gene encoding titin isoform X13 — translation MATEANIQESVLLKKGEREENALTSESFEEKATELPGNQVKQLETSSLVATTVYTPLETGTGKPTDESGIFFQALSVTMVIADEHSNTPESYKAAKPTEPEEETIKIGEKAIQSEVCGNSVPEKSETDSVEQGKKEAFNVSEKNQGDGYGVTSSQDAVCEDIKETTEEHAAVVADFKEQDLNETPREFVKEETDDKSVDAQEASELSEIGSKDTEEQKYEESVKKIEQDEEIEDTKPDVEIAKTEQNGLLQAITPDACASTQTIPQVETTEHEEKEQVVNILEKDQDKDDVTRAQEVTVEGGLQEKTHHNDDNEREVVEAKESVEEDAADVCVSTLVKESTKNEEPDDEKAIEKEVCEENVPKKAELEGEVEISDSVAPIQNQTLSTIEKDQGGTDGVTSLQEPPCVDVEETTTVQHVTTTIDFKEQDLNEKPREFVKEETEDKSLDAQEANEECEKEAKEEIDQNSEESVKKIEKEEETEEIKPAITTDDCIMTETKSQVEKTEHEEENTQKDEGLKEKSDSPSIEEVCEETSLEKDEYVKEVKDSATETVTKDENEDVEKEQEVNVLETHEGKVDVTSAQDVTIEKDLQEKDHHNEDEECEVVTTEESTEKDTEVIRSSETTEQQMLTNAVPSDVCISTQTEPQEEATEKNDVEVLNENETLRKDEDQEKEQEICVTEKVQSGGDDVTSSENASNEQEQHAEEIKPSVETTEEKDVCIPTQIESQEKPTKNEESAIQNDGDQKEKSDDPSINEVCEENDLKKTESEEEIKPSDSSVVTTRESVIETTEETKSSDETKENIEQQGVLNVIPTDNDDGQTDKHESPLVEVVCEETSSKTAEPEDVKHSDGSSTTLNEKETPDKEESLEKEDDIKTSEVHGGGDDVTSLQNVSNDDIKETLTDQHDTNAAYVEEGQGVIAKPKEILIEEAEDRSIDAEELGQPNEQNVEETLPTISENPEDEIKKEDKDLSHESVEDTNDHTTKEEKCTLEQEHVKEHTDQDKVSTEKVTDLNETKEVEPKEEIIPSTALSASTEATSNSEKEKAEGEKLPTEDLEIVSEEQIPELVPKSEEPVLKETTETHVDEEKGTVTKEISSAEKTEVQSGGDAVTSSQNASDEEIQETMIGQHDTTVTFVEEGQGVSATPKEILIEEAEDKSIVPEEIPLELAQPSEQNVEEAHSHLSKSVTENPEDEIKKEDKELSHETVKDTNDDTTKEEKCTVEQEPVEVHSGQDEVSKEKVTDLNETSEVEPKEEITPSTSLETSTEDTPNTEKEKAESENLPIEDLKTVSEVQIPESVPELEEPTLKEKCIITETETQLDEEKGTVTEEISSDEKTQQTTEIKQETVKEVCEEASSEKAELEEEIKHSDSSGMKINEKEITFIDNEEKEVKISTESRSEDNLTSSQIEVSEEKEDLKEKNIHNEGDFIKSGEDVGEDIEENTEHVTATNVCGSTQIETREETIENEEKNGEKAIEHEEYEAVSREENLEKKQEDVEETKMGENATTNEEKDVCISTQNESQEEPTKNEENAIEPDGDQKEKSDNAVVKEVCEENESEGRQISDSFEVKTRESVYEDTEETKMGEHATTNEEKDVCISTQNESQEEPTKNEENAIEHDGDQKEKSDDAVVKEVCEENESEGRQISDSFEVKTRESVYEDTEETKSSDETKEDIQQQGVLNVITSDVSSSTQTETIEKSTASEENNDIETTEKPESPLVEVACETTKSEIVESEEGVKQTDILSTTLNENETLSKEEKQEKEDEIKTSEEVKGGGVELISSQNASGEDVKETTIDQHNTTVAHVEEGQSVSALPKGILVEETEDKDKSIDAEEISLELGQPNEQNVEETLPCPTKSINDNLEDEIKKEDRDLSHESVEDTNDDTKEERRTLEHEHLEEHSGQDEVSKEKVTDLHETTEAELKEDITPSISLETSTEDASNLENEKAEVESFPIENLETVSEVQIPELVPGSEETVLKNECLTSETETHLDEEKESITENNSSDEVSKELEQTKEQNVEETEACVTETISEKTEDKITKDEDSSHDRTDHINENITKEEKCFPDVMTKEIDISTLKHEPVEEQNDSQDEVSKEILTVSNETIAVEPKEDITPSSSLGTSAEDTSNSDKAKTVSESLPLEDLESVSEVHIPDVMPKSEDLKMEEECLVSETETYANEENRVATKEISSYENLETHGSTQQPENSYSTTENQLNSAEDCIKTEKDVILTKEIEQVPLEIEKEKEVSDFKEQIVEEDTYSPELEEKSAQNQKETVHEISVENPEVTEVNVDAQIGQKDLQGKEDISCVSKVTTDITDQEPKEEKSPSLEDGATLESVDLSNTDSTAYPSESEKLATRALESDCDVQIPEVVADSEDSKVKEECIVLEQDTKTNEISSALDKEEENVTKAPTESDEAKSSDLIIEENASTKEASEQCDDVAKDKIEQPEEGVNKPVNSCSETTEGSIKEEEPYAENKEIETELEAENQADRTEDRTEMTDETVLTEKVSKELEQTKEQNVEETEACVTEDKITKDEDSSPDSTEHINENITKEEKCFPDVMTKETDISTLKHEPVEEQNDSQDEVPKEILTVSNETIAVEPKEDIPPSSSLGTSAQNQKETVHEISVENPEVTEVNVDAQIGQKDLQGKEDISCVSKVTNDITDQEENASTKENREIHGELEPTYEPVIEEQVTIETKPQLEQSDITSENITNDQTSESKLEHTSAKDTEEDDRLAPEIETKGIENLHETTKNIILTDEEVAVETEKEKERNEIEKQVSDTELDSTPTPVQKELANEQIEYSKPIPVGNIEVTEVKAESQIEVENTQAAEDLSCLSKASSVTEKSKAEIREDPQQTITVIGEVKDDIVDEASEEKIAPVLEDSKASERQVNLPEIESTDTPSNGRDTMKLEEDVSCKTRETIEEQIALTSQLADREILEEKDDKPISERSSSRTDELLGTKDSVEDTKDAKFTAENLSVTDETITEIKKSNEDSEIVASEFKKSEDTVTEKEKETLDEPHTDDSEKPTYDSILSSEIATEAAKIVPECINAPAILTDNLPEASPEMLLAKPEDKITEDPEVLPSVEKDVTDVQKHEKDLDHETEVKTADVVSNVECSEIEPRHFDTNQVNQKDKKKEADESIKDVIPVEDVKTSTRELEVGSVDLEVPSVIDATADDTNYKTLEVHEAGLLKDDKHLESACDQSKSIEEGSGIKQEPLKLDASETLDTAAAEDLTISQKYVPDDLINISQTHPEVQNREVPACTVDKQSPKESTEVKILTEKMDTSDEQAEPVAKSLVPEAGNLKVNTTVSVDQKEKSESVEKEESGVKTDEEDEEEEDHEEDEKTGSCSDAPVMVEASQDMEVKAHKKSHNILSGVGSKVKHSIAKVKKAITGKSSPTKSTSPKAKNQVTG, via the exons AAAGGTGAAAGGGAAGAGAATGCATTGACAAGTGAAAGTTTCGAAGAAAAAGCAACCGAACTTCCTGGAAACCAAGTGAAGCAACTTGAAACTAGCAGCCTAGTGGCAACAACTGTATATACACCACTAGAAACCGGTACCGGTAAACCAACCGACGAGAGTGGAATTTTTTTCCAAGCACTCTCAGTTACCATGGTCATTGCTGATGAACACAGCAACACACCAGAAAGTTACAAGGCTGCAAAACCGACAGAACCTGAAGAAGAAACCATAAAGATTGGAGAAAAGGCTATTCAGAGTGAAGTATGTGGAAACAGTGTCCCCGAGAAGTCCGAAACCGATAGCGTCGAGCAGGGTAAGAAAGAAGCTTTCAACGTGTCGGAGAAGAACCAAGGTGATGGTTATGGTGTTACAAGCTCACAAGATGCTGTGTGTGAGGATATAAAAGAAACAACAGAAGAACATGCGGCCGTAGTGGCTGATTTCAAGGAGCAGGATCTGAATGAAACGCCTAGAGAGTTTGTCAAGGAAGAAACAGATGACAAATCAGTTGATGCACAAGAG GCAAGTGAACTGAGTGAAATTGGATCAAAGGACACAGAAGAACAAAAGTACGAGGAAAGTGTCAAGAAAATTGAGCAAGATGAAGAGATTGAAGACACCAAGCCGGATGTAGAAATTGCAAAAACGGAGCAAAATGGGTTATTACAAGCAATCACCCCCGATGCTTGCGCCTCAACACAAACAATACCTCAAGTAGAGACGACAGAACATGAAGAAAAGGAGCAAGTTGTCAACATATTAGAAAAAGATCAAGATAAGGATGACGTTACACGCGCACAGGAGGTGACGGTTGAAGGAGGCTTACAAGAAAAGACCCACCACAATGACGATAATGAACGTGAAGTTGTTGAAGCTAAAGAAAGTGTAGAGGAAGATGCTGCTGATGTTTGTGTCTCAACACTTGTCAAAGAAAGTACAAAAAATGAAGAACCAGATGATGAAAAGGCTATTGAGAAGGAAGTGTGTGAAGAGAATGTCCCAAAGAAGGCTGAACTTGAAGGAGAAGTAGAAATTTCCGACAGTGTGGCGCCAATTCAGAACCAAACTCTCAGCACAATAGAGAAAGACCAAGGTGGTACTGATGGTGTTACAAGCTTACAGGAACCACCCTGTGTGGATGTagaagaaacaaccactgttcaaCATGTAACCACAACGATTGATTTCAAAGAGCAAGATCTGAATGAAAAGCCCAGAGAGTTCGTTAAGGAAGAAACTGAGGACAAATCACTTGATGCTCAAGAG GCAAATGAGGAGTGCGAAAAGGAAGCGAAGGAAGAAATAGACCAAAATTCTGAGGAGAGTGTCAAGAAAATTGAGAAAGAggaagaaaccgaagaaatcaagccAGCAATAACCACTGATGATTGCATTATGACAGAAACAAAGTCTCAAGTAGAGAAAACAGAACATGAAGAAGAGAATACTCAGAAGGATGAAGGTCTTAAAGAAAAGTCCGACAGCCCCTCGATTGAGGAAGTATGTGAAGAAACGAGTCTAGAGAAGGACGAATATGTAAAGGAGGTAAAAGATTCAGCAACAGAAACTGTAAcaaaagatgaaaatgaagaTGTAGAAAAGGAACAAGAGGTCAACGTGTTAGAAACACATGAAGGTAAGGTTGACGTTACAAGTGCACAAGACGTGACGATTGAAAAAGACTTGCAAGAGAAGGACCACCACAATGAAGATGAGGAATGTGAAGTTGTCACGACTGAAGAAAGTACAGAGAAAGATACTGAAGTTATCAGATCTAGTGAGACGACGGAGCAACAAATGTTGACAAATGCCGTTCCTTCTGATGTTTGCATCTCAACACAAACAGAACCCCAAGAAGAAGCTACAGAAAAGAATGATGTAGAGGTTCTGAATGAGAATGAAACactgagaaaagatgaagatcaaGAGAAGGAACAAGAGATCTGTGTAACAGAAAAAGTCCAAAGTGGCGGTGATGATGTCACAAGCTCGGAAAATGCATCCAATGAGCAAGAGCAGCATGCCGAAGAAATCAAACCAAGCGTTGAAACAACTGAAGAAAAGGATGTTTGTATCCCAACACAAATCGAATCTCAAGAAAAGCCTACAAAGAACGAGGAAAGTGCTATTCAAAATGACGGTGATCAAAAGGAGAAGTCAGATGACCCCTCTATCAATGAAGTTTGTGAAGAGAATGACTTAAAGAAGACTGAATCCGAAGAAGAGATAAAACCTTCTGACAGTTCCGTTGTCACAACTAGAGAAAGTGTAATTGAGACTACCGAAGAAACCAAATCTAGCGATGAAACAAAAGAAAATATTGAGCAACAAGGGGTGTTGAACGTCATTCCCACAGATAATGATGACGGTCAAACAGACAAGCATGAAAGCCCTTTGGTTGAGGTAGTATGTGAAGAAACAAGCTCAAAAACAGCAGAACCGGAAGATGTTAAACATTCTGACGGTTCCAGTACGACACTAAATGAGAAAGAAACACCGGACAAAGAAGAAAGCTTGGAAAAGGAAGACGACATCAAAACATCAGAAGTCCATGGTGGTGGGGATGATGTTACAAGCTTACAAAATGTATCCAATGATGATATTAAAGAAACATTAACTGACCAACACGATACCAATGCGGCATATGTCGAGGAGGGGCAGGGTGTCATTGCAAAGCCTAAAGAGATCCTCATTGAAGAAGCAGAGGACAGATCAATTGACGCTGAAGAG CTTGGACAGCCTAATGAACAAAATGTTGAGGAGACCCTCCCAACCATAAGTGAAAATCCAGAAGATGAGATCAAGAAAGAGGACAAAGATTTATCTCATGAAAGTGTGGAGGATACAAATGATCATACTACTAAAGAAGAAAAGTGCACATTAGAGCAAGAACATGTTAAAGAGCATACAGATCAAGATAAAGTATCAACAGAAAAGGTCACCGATTTAAATGAAACGAAAGAAGTAGAGCCTAAAGAAGAGATCATACCCTCCACTGCATTATCAGCCTCAACAGAAGCCACTTCAAATTCTGAGAAAGAAAAGGCAGAAGGTGAAAAATTGCCAACAGAAGATCTTGAAATTGTCTCTGAAGAACAAATCCCTGAGTTGGTGCCCAAATCAGAGGAGCCAGTGTTGAAAGAAACAACGGAAACACACGTAGATGAAGAAAAGGGAACCGTAACGAAGGAAATTTCAAGTGCTGAG AAAACAGAAGTCCAAAGTGGTGGGGATGCTGTTACAAGCTCACAGAATGCATCCGATGAGGAAATACAAGAAACAATGATTGGTCAACATGACACCACTGTTACATTTGTCGAAGAGGGGCAGGGTGTGAGTGCAACACCTAAAGAGATACTCATAGAAGAAGCAGAGGACAAATCAATTGTTCCTGAAGAG ATACCATTGGAGCTTGCACAACCTAGTGAACAAAATGTTGAGGAGGCCCACTCACACCTCAGTAAAAGCGTAACTGAAAATCCTGAAGACGAGATCAAGAAAGAGGACAAAGAATTATCGCATGAAACTGTTAAGGATACAAATGATGATACTACTAAAGAAGAAAAATGCACAGTGGAGCAAGAACCCGTTGAAGTGCATAGTGGTCAAGATGAAGTATCAAAAGAAAAGGTCACCGATTTAAATGAAACATCAGAAGTAGAGCCTAAAGAAGAAATCACACCCTCCACTTCATTAGAAACTTCAACAGAAGACACTCCAAATACAGAGAAGGAAAAGGCAGAAAGTGAAAATTTGCCGATAGAAGATCTTAAGACTGTCTCTGAAGTACAAATCCCTGAATCGGTGCCCGAATTAGAAGAGCCAACGCTGAAAGAAAAATGCATTATCACAGAAACTGAAACACAGTTAGATGAAGAAAAAGGGACTGTAACAGAAGAAATTTCAAGTGATGAG AAAACACAACAGACAACAGAAATCAAGCAAGAGACTGTCAAGGAGGTATGTGAAGAGGCTAGCTCAGAAAAAgctgaacttgaagaagaaaTAAAACATTCTGATAGTTCCGGTATGAAGATAAACGAGAAAGAAATAACTTTCATAGACAATGAAGAAAAGGAGGTCAAGATATCTACGGAAAGCCGAAGTGAGGACAACCTTACAAGCTCACAGATTGAAGTGTCTGAAGAAAAAGAAGACTTGAAAGAAAAGAATATCCACAATGAAGGCGACTTCATTAAAAGTGGAGAAGATGTAGGTGAAGATATTGAAGAAAATACAGAGCATGTCACTGCCACAAATGTTTGCGGCTCAACACAAATAGAAACCCGTGAagaaacaatagaaaatgaagaAAAGAATGGTGAAAAGGCTATAGAACACGAAGAGTATGAAGCAGTGAGCAGAGAGGAAAATCTCGAAAAGAAACAAGAGGATGTAGAAGAAACAAAGATGGGCGAAAATGCTACCACAAATGAAGAAAAGGATGTTTGTATCTCAACACAAAATGAATCTCAAGAAGAGCCTACAAAGAATGAAGAAAATGCTATTGAACCTGATGGTGATCAAAAGGAAAAGTCGGATAATGCCGTTGTCAAAGAAGTATGTGAAGAGAATGAATCTGAAGGGAGACAGATTTCTGACAGTTTTGAAGTCAAAACAAGAGAGAGTGTATATGAGGATACTGAAGAAACAAAGATGGGCGAACATGCTACCACAAACGAAGAAAAGGATGTTTGTATCTCAACACAAAATGAATCTCAAGAAGAGCCTACAAAGAATGAAGAAAATGCTATTGAACATGATGGTGATCAAAAGGAAAAGTCGGATGATGCCGTTGTCAAAGAAGTATGTGAAGAGAATGAATCTGAAGGGAGACAGATTTCCGACAGTTTTGAAGTCAAAACAAGAGAGAGTGTATATGAGGATACTGAAGAAACAAAATCTAGTGATGAAACAAAAGAAGATATTCAGCAACAAGGGGTGTTGAATGTCATTACCTCTGATGTTAGCAGCTCAACACAAACAGAAACTATTGAAAAAAGTACAGCAAGTGAAGAAAACAATGATATAGAGACCACAGAGAAGCCTGAAAGCCCTTTGGTTGAGGTAGCATGTGAGACAACAAAGTCAGAAATTGTTGAATCTGAAGAAGGGGTAAAACAAACTGACATTTTAAGTACGACACTGAATGAGAATGAAACACTGAGCAAAGAAGAAAAACAGGAAAAGGAAGACGAGATCAAAACATCAGAAGAAGTCAAAGGTGGTGGTGTTGAGCTTATTAGCTCACAGAATGCATCCGGTGAGGACGTAAAAGAAACAACAATTGATCAGCATAATACCACTGTGGCACATGTTGAGGAGGGGCAAAGTGTGAGTGCATTGCCTAAAGGGATCCTCGTAGAAGAAACAGAGGACAAGGACAAATCAATTGATGCTGAAGAG ATATCATTGGAGCTTGGACAACCTAATGAACAAAACGTTGAGGAGACCCTCCCATGTCCGACTAAAAGCATAAACGATAATCTAGAAGATGAGATCAAGAAAGAAGACCGAGATTTATCTCATGAAAGCGTGGAGGATACAAATGATGATACTAAAGAAGAAAGACGCACATTAGAGCATGAACACCTAGAAGAGCATAGTGGTCAAGATGAGGTATCCAAAGAAAAGGTCACTGATTTACATGAAACAACAGAAGCAGAGCTTAAAGAAGATATCACACCCTCCATTTCATTAGAAACTTCAACAGAAGACGCTTCGAATTTAGAAAACGAAAAGGCAGAAGTTGAAAGTTTTCCAATAGAAAATCTTGAAACTGTCTCTGAAGTACAAATCCCTGAATTGGTGCCCGGATCAGAAGAGACGGTGCTGAAAAACGAGTGCCTTACTTCAGAAACAGAAACACACTTAGATGAAGAAAAGGAAAGTATAACGGAAAACAATTCAAGTGACGAG GTGTCAAAGGAGCTTGAACAAACTAAGGAACAAAATGTTGAGGAGACCGAGGCATGTGTAACTGAAACCATAAGTGAAAAGACCGAAGACAAGATCACAAAAGATGAAGATTCATCGCATGACCGTACAGACCATATAAACGAAAATATTACCAAAGAAGAGAAGTGCTTTCCAGATGTAATGACAAAGGAAATCGATATCTCAACACTAAAGCACGAACCCGTTGAAGAGCAAAATGACAGTCAAGATGAAGTATCAAAGGAAATATTAACTGTGTCAAATGAAACAATAGCAGTGGAACCAAAAGAAGATATCACGCCCTCCAGTTCACTAGGAACTTCAGCAGAAGATACCTCCAATTCGGATAAGGCGAAAACAGTAAGTGAAAGCTTGCCACTAGAAGATCTTGAATCTGTCTCTGAAGTGCATATTCCAGATGTAATGCCCAAATCAGAAGATTTAAAGATGGAAGAAGAGTGCCTTGTTTCAGAAACGGAAACGTATGCGAATGAAGAAAACAGGGTAGCAACAAAAGAGATTTCAAGTTATGAG AATCTTGAAACACATGGATCAACACAGCAACCCGAGAACTCATACAGTACCACTGAAAATCAACTTAACAGCGCCGAAGACTGCATTAAGACGGAAAAGGATGTCATCTTGACTAAAGAG ATTGAACAGGTGCCTTTGGagatagaaaaagaaaaggaagtaAGCGACTTCAAAGAACAGATTGTTGAGGAAGATACTTATTCCCCAGAACTCGAGGAGAAATCAGCACAAAATCAAAAGGAAACGGTACATGAG ATATCTGTTGAAAATCCTGAGGTGACAGAAGTGAATGTAGATGCCCAAATAGGACAAAAAGATTTACAGGGTAAAGAAGATATCAGTTGCGTGTCGAAAGTGACAACTGATATAACTGATCaagaaccaaaggaagaaaaaaGTCCCTCTCTAGAAGACGGTGCAACACTAGAGTCAGTTGACTTGTCAAACACAGACTCTACTGCTTATCCTTCAGAAAGTGAGAAGTTAGCCACACGAGCTCTTGAATCTGACTGTGATGTACAAATCCCCGAAGTAGTTGCTGATTCAGAAGACTCAAAAGTGAAGGAAGAATGCATTGTCTTAGAACAGGACACCAAAACTAATGAAATTTCAAGTGCACTAgataaagaagaagaaaatgtcACGAAAGCACCCACCGAGAGTGACGAAGCAAAGAGTAGTGACTTGATCATAGAAGAAAATGCCTCAACTAAAGAG GCAAGTGAGCAGTGTGATGATGTTGCAAAGGACAAAATAGAACAGCCTGAGGAAGGTGTCAACAAACCTGTAAACTCTTGTTCCGAAACCACTGAAGGAAGTAttaaagaagaagaaccatatgCAGAGAACAAGGAAATAGAAACCGAACTAGAAGCAGAAAACCAAGCTGACAGAACAGAAGATAGAACTGAGATGACAGACGAGACCGTCTTGACTGAAAAA GTGTCAAAGGAGCTTGAACAAACTAAGGAACAAAATGTTGAGGAGACCGAGGCATGTGTAACTGAAGACAAGATCACAAAAGATGAAGATTCATCCCCTGACAGTACAGAGCATATAAACGAAAATATTACCAAAGAAGAGAAGTGCTTTCCAGATGTAATGACAAAGGAAACTGATATCTCAACACTAAAGCATGAACCCGTTGAAGAGCAAAATGACAGTCAAGATGAAGTACCAAAGGAAATATTAACTGTGTCAAATGAAACAATAGCAGTGGAACCAAAAGAAGATATCCCGCCCTCCAGTTCACTTGGAACTTCAGCACAAAATCAAAAGGAAACGGTACATGAG ATATCTGTTGAAAACCCTGAGGTGACAGAAGTGAATGTAGATGCCCAAATAGGACAAAAAGATTTACAGGGTAAAGAAGATATCAGTTGCGTGTCGAAAGTTACAAATGATATAACTGATCAAGAAGAAAATGCCTCAACTAAAGAG AATCGCGAAATACATGGAGAACTCGAACCCACATATGAACCCGTGATAGAAGAACAAGTTACTATTGAAACAAAACCTCAACTAGAACAATCAGACATCACATCTGAAAACATAACAAACGATCAGACTTCAGAATCGAAGTTGGAGCATACGAGCGCAAAAGATACAGAAGAGGATGATAGACTTGCACCTGAAATTGAGACTAAAGGCATAGAAAATCTGCATGAGACAACAAAGAATATCATCTTGACTGACGAG GAGGTTGCTGTGGAGAcggaaaaagaaaaggaaagaaatGAAATTGAAAAACAGGTTTCAGATACAGAACTCGATAGTACACCAACACCAGTTCAAAAGGAGTTGGCAAATGAG CAGATAGAATACTCAAAGCCAATACCAGTTGGAAACATTGAAGTAACAGAAGTAAAAGCAGAAAGCCAAATAGAAGTAGAGAATACACAGGCTGCAGAAGATCTCAGTTGTTTGTCAAAAGCATCTTCTGTCACAGAAAAGTCAAAAGCGGAAATACGTGAGGATCCTCAGCAGACTATCACAGTCATTGGAGAAGTAAAAGATGACATCGTAGATGAAGCATCAGAAGAAAAAATAGCTCCAGTTCTAGAAGATTCCAAGGCTTCAGAACGTCAAGTTAACTTACCAGAAATAGAATCTACTGATACTCCCTCGAATGGCCGAGATACCATGAAACTAGAAGAAGACGTGTCCTGCAAGACACGAGAAACTATTGAAGAACAGATTGCACTCACTTCTCAGTTAGCAGACAGAGAGATATTGGAAGAAAAGGATGACAAACCGATATCTGAAAGGTCAAGTTCAAGGACCGATGAACTTCTTGGAACAAAAGATTCGGTTGAAGATACAAAAGATGCGAAGTTTACAGCTGAGAACCTCAGTGTAACGGATGAAACAATCACTGAAATTAAAAAATCAAATGAAGACAGTGAAATTGTTGCTTCTGAATTCAAAAAGTCGGAGGATACGGTGACAGAAAAGGAGAAAGAAACACTAGACGAGCCGCATACAGATGACTCAGAAAAACCCACTTATGATTCAATATTAAGTTCTGAAATTGCAACTGAAGCGGCTAAAATAGTCCCTGAGTGTATAAATGCTCCTGCAATTTTGACAGACAACCTTCCAGAAGCTTCCCCCGAGATGCTACTAGCAAAACCTGAAGACAAGATTACTGAAGATCCGGAGGTTCTACCATCAGTAGAGAAAGATGTCACAGATGTTCAAAAGCATGAGAAGGATCTTGATCATGAAACCGAAGTTAAAACTGCTGATGTTGTGAGCAATGTAGAATGCTCAGAAATTGAACCACGGCATTTCGACACAAACCAAGTGAATCAAAAAGATAAGAAAAAAGAAGCAGATGAAAGCATAAAGGATGTGATTCCAGTTGAAGAT GTGAAAACTTCAACAAGGGAACTTGAAGTTGGAAGTGTGGACCTTGAGGTTCCATCCGTCATCGATGCAACAGCTGACGACACTAACTATAAGACGCTTGAAGTGCATGAGGCAGGACTTCTAAAAGACGATAAGCATCTCGAGTCAGCATGTGACCAAAGCAAATCCATAGAAGAGGGTTCTGGAATAAAGCAg GAACCATTGAAACTCGATGCATCAGAGACTCTTGATACTGCAGCTGCAGAGGACTTGACGATTTCTCAGAAATATGTCCCAGATGACCTTATAAACATAAGTCAAACTCATCCAGAAGTACAAAACCGTGAAGTTCCAGCTTGCACTGTAGATAAGCAATCACCAAAAGAGAGCACCGAGGTCAAGATCTTGACTGAGAAAATGGATACATCAGATGAGCAAGCGGAGCCAGTCGCAAAGTCATTGGTTCCCGAAGCAGGAAATTTAAAAGTCAATACAACAGTTTCCGTAGATCAAAAAGAGAAGTCTGAGTCAGTAGAGAAAGAAGAAAGTGGAGTAAAAACGGATGAAGAAGACGAAGAAGAGGAGGATCATGAAGAAGATGAAAAAACGGGTTCATGCTCTGATGCACCGGTTATGGTAGAAGCATCACAAGACATGGAAGTCAAGGCTCATAAGAAATCTCATAATATATTATCAGGTGTTGGTTCAAAGGTTAAACATTCAATCGCCAAGGTGAAGAAAGCGATAACTGGCAAGTCTTCTCCTACAAAATCAACATCACCAAAAGCGAAAAATCAAGTGACCGGTTAG